One genomic window of Arachis hypogaea cultivar Tifrunner chromosome 8, arahy.Tifrunner.gnm2.J5K5, whole genome shotgun sequence includes the following:
- the LOC112707193 gene encoding heavy metal-associated isoprenylated plant protein 28 produces MTIIELRVHMDCPGCENKVKSSLQKLKGVDSIEIDMSLQKVTVNGWADQKKVLKTVRKSGRRAELWQVPYSTNVDDQYLVQQHHCNGPINYYASQPSSSYNYYKHGYDSSDPRYYNYPSQSSIITRQTGATFSDDNPHACSIM; encoded by the exons atGACG ATCATAGAACTTAGAGTACACATGGATTGCCCTGGATGTGAGAACAAGGTGAAAAGTTCACTTCAAAAACTCAAAG GTGTGGATAGCATTGAAATAGACATGAGTTTGCAAAAGGTGACAGTGAATGGCTGGGCTGACCAAAAGAAGGTTCTAAAGACGGTTCGGAAATCCGGCCGGCGAGCCGAGCTATGGCAGGTTCCATACAGCACCAATGTTGATGACCAATATTTGGTTCAGCAACACCATTGCAATGGCCCTATCAACTACTATGCATCTCAACCTTCCTCATCTTACAATTACTACAAGCATGGCTATGATAGTAGTGATCCTCGCTATTATAATTACCCTTCTCAATCTTCTATCATTACCCGTCAAACTGGTGCTACTTTTAGTGATGACAATCCTCATGCTTGTTCTATTATGTGA
- the LOC140174845 gene encoding uncharacterized protein, which produces MGFEDSDGDRVGREDAEQLQLMLLNTSMGTCSNNTYDSKKRQLEQDKFDYLHPSVKRSKLSDSDTSSMNNEDSGKSNVEDYDGGDVTPVSQVMEDPVKLVQESTNAEQDLVEKEHELVLYPIEECQMKRQVEEKRLFSFKRDIEELSDELQNKRKLVNSIQGQLNSYSLDLDVKKREYVAILRRIKRRNNDFRRKEKQLKSMQKLIIECNRHLRSKEKQCIREVEMTLKVISERNDVHKKMQREIKERDDAILEKEAQFSLMESMIENCEKELMAEQVASNQIKRRAYGATKRCTEICNKEFEAKGEQLKSIQKLIIECEKHLRLKEKQYTTEVKMAQEVISKRDKVHKKMQKEIEEYDDQIFEKEAQISLIEDVIKECKNELMTEQTEFHQALDNMIENRERKEEELTALLNKISEHNKELMNKEEELGAMRKLIVEQAKVLHLEREKLHEIMPSKTNQDALVKEIGSMKKKHEGHIKELESKGKLFIAQLEEFESKEKYIDGREKELLLKERQYEEQVEKLNSKEKQIEGRVKELESREREFEGQVEVLESKKKHFEGKLKELLAKEVQSEGQVMELNSKEKQYEGLMEELKSKGIELEVQANDLETKWKQFEEQLNELKLKQKEVEDKARDLESKKNHFEGIYKEFKLKKSQYEALKKSSPTRKKKKSIQEEKLQDTQSSPTIVGRTLELLVDEPTNPGNDILVHLQSSSDPAKLILDIIKDPIVSHCKNGVKVVTIDDSHVFLLEQLMRISPHIKPHVREEAMELALDLKANMTASAENSLVVLGFLMFLSIYGLAASFDEHEVLKLLKIAAQHKQSIELFQILGFADKISGQPASAN; this is translated from the exons ATGGGGTTTGAGGATTCAGATGGAGATAGAGTGGGTAGGGAGGATGCTGAACAATTACAGTTAATGTTATTGAATACCAGTATGGGAACATGTAGCAACAATACCTATGATAGCAAGAAGAGACAGCTAGAACAGGATAAGTTTGATTACTTGCACCCTTCGGTTAAGAGGTCGAAACTCTCAGATTCAGATACATCATCAATGAACAATGAAGATTCCGGAAAAAGTAATGTTGAGGACTATGATGGCGGTGATGTTACTCCTGTTTCCCAGGTAATGGAGGATCCGGTCAAGTTAGTTCAGGAGTCTACCAATGCTGAACAGGATTTGGTAGAGAAGGAACATGAATTGGTTCTATATCCTATTGAAGAATGCCAAATGAAGAGACAAGTTGAAGAGAAGAGATTGTTCTCCTTCAagagagatattgaggagctatcGGACGAGCTTCAAAATAAGAGGAAACTAGTTAATTCTATTCAAGGACAACTTAATTCATATTCCTTGGATCTTGACGTGAAGAAGAGAGAATATGTAGCAATCCTAAGACGCATTAAAAGGCGCAATAACGActttagaagaaaagaaaagcagcTCAAGTCCATGCAGAAGCTGATTATTGAATGTAATAGGCATTTGAGGTCAAAGGAGAAACAATGTATCAGGGAAGTTGAAATGACATTGAAAGTTATCAGCGAGCGGAATGATGTTCACAAGAAAATGCAGAGGGAAATTAAAGAACGCGATGATGCAATACTTGAAAAGGAAGCACAGTTTAGTTTGATGGAGAGCATGATTGAGAACTGTGAGAAGGAGCTCATGGCAGAACAGGTAGCATCGAATCAAATTAAAAGGAGAGCATATGGAGCCACCAAAAGATGCACTGAAATATGCAACAAAGAGTTTGAAGCAAAGGGAGAGCAGCTCAAGTCCATCCAGAAGCTGATCATCGAATGCGAGAAGCATTTGAGATTAAAGGAGAAACAATATACTACAGAAGTTAAAATGGCACAGGAGGTGATCAGTAAACGCGATAAAGTTCACAAAAAAATGCAGAAGGAAATTGAAGAATACGAtgatcaaatttttgaaaaggaagcacAAATAAGTTTGATAGAGGATGTGATTAAAGAGTGCAAAAATGAGCTCATGACTGAACAGACAGAATTTCATCAAGCACTGGACAACATGATTGAAAACCGTGAAAGGAAGGAAGAGGAACTCACGgctcttttgaataaaatttctGAGCATAATAAGGAACTTATGAACAAAGAGGAAGAGCTTGGTGCAATGCGGAAATTAATTGTTGAACAAGCTAAGGTACTGCACTTAGAAAGGGAGAAGTTGCATGAGATAATGCCTTCAAAAACAAATCAGGATGCTCTGGTAAAGGAGATTGGGTCAATGAAGAAGAAACATGAAGGACATATCAAGGAGCTTGAGTCTAAAGGAAAGCTATTTATAGCACAATTGGAGGAGTTTGAGTCGAAGGAGAAGTACATTGATGGACGAGAAAAGGAGCTTCTATTAAAAGAGAGGCAATATGAAGAACAAGTAGAGAAACTCAATTCAAAAGAGAAGCAAATTGAAGGGCGAGTAAAGGAGCTTGAATCAAGGGAGAGAGAGTTTGAAGGTCAAGTGGAGGTGCTTGAATCAAAGAAGAAGCATTTTGAAGGTAAATTGAAGGAACTTCTTGCGAAAGAGGTGCAATCTGAAGGCCAAGTAATGGAGCTCAATTCAAAAGAGAAGCAATATGAAGGCCTGATGGAGGAGCTCAAGTCAAAAGGGATTGAACTTGAGGTACAAGCAAATGATCTCGAGACAAAATGGAAGCAGTTTGAAGAGCAACTGAATGAGCTCAAGTTGAAGCAGAAAGAGGTCGAAGATAAAGCAAGAGATCTTGAGTCAAAGAAGAATCATTTTGAAGGAATCTATAAGGAATTTAAGTTGAAAAAATCACAATATGAAGCATTAAAAAAATCATCTCCCactagaaagaagaaaaaatcaaTCCAAGAAGAAAAACTACAGG ATACTCAATCAAGTCCTACTATTGTTGGAAGAACTTTGGAGCTTTTGGTAGATGAGCCAACAAATCCTGGCAATGACATTTTAGTTCATCTTCAGTCCTCATCAGATCCAGCAAAGCTCATTTTAGATATAATTAAGGATCCAATAGTTTCCCATTGTAAAAATGGAGTCAAAGTTGTTACTATTGATGATAGCCATGTTTTTCTGCTTGAACAGCTGATGAGAATCTCACCACATATTAAACCTCATGTTAGAGAAGAGGCAATGGAGCTTGCACTTGATCTGAAAGCTAACATGACAGCAAGTGCTGAAAATTCTTTGGTGGTTCTGGGTTTCCTGATGTTTTTGTCAATTTATGGATTAGCTGCTTCTTTTGATGAACATGAAGTATTAAAGCTTCTCAAAATCGCTGCACAGCACAAGCAATCCATAGAGCTGTTTCAGATTCTTGGTTTTGCCGATAAAATCTCTG gaCAACCAGCCTCAGCCAATTGA
- the LOC112705298 gene encoding uncharacterized protein has translation MSIEGKHVCEDQVAAGVPRPPIRFRLHHGSRTSSTSGKYDSSFCKTAFSELVEEATQDGSCVIDKKRFLEQDLDAESPLQSLVKKLKVLDSDASNKTVPVPGISEQNVEDPDSQKKKKPSFKIVRRVVENKGVSPSFVEEKRKNSGSGSEFSKAFAELDLVEKKHDQFQITKCQSCSIDGGNKVLCEEPERKAQVDTIQGELNSYSRDLDLKKSECEAIQRRIKRHNIEFESKKEQLSSIEKLIAECAKHLKLKEEQCAMECDMVHKVVEQRDEIHRKKQRELEEYDDEICKMDVHLNLLGDLFRESDKQFVSTKKQLEERIKVLEVNENQLAKRMKGLELKERKFEGREKEFESKEKQFSCKVKQLREREEEFEGQVQELKSSRNKFECELKELQLKEKQIERQVQELKCKENQFEEHRKEFDLKEKQLIGRENEFVLKKKQYDGQVKELIAKKKEFDAELEVHESRLKNFEGKLKEHQLKEALLESQVEELKSKENKFEEQTKELELKKEMLAQQMKKFKLEKVMFEIQLKELKSKEKQLDGKVKDLESKNNHFEGRLKELEFQRKQYKAVEKSYEVKKEQDNQPSSPSDGRSLQSLANEQMNELESCDNEVLAQLRSCPDPAKLILNILKNPIVPHCKMEDEVIAIDESQIFLLQQLMQLSPHIKPHVRDEAMELALNMKASMTRNIENPNMVLGFLQILSAYGLVSSFNADEVFKHFEIISQHKQVVELFQMLGLKGKIFDLIENLIKNEKHIEAVRFICAYKLEEKYQPIHLLEAHVNKAKLICENSCNKTKFIEMKVKAMDKEIDGLGTVLRCMSENKLQHEDLLKVILNRILELERFKASSIVSDIMAFFQHCLDL, from the exons ATGTCCATAGAAGGCAAGCATGTTTGTGAGGATCAAGTGGCTGCTGGGGTCCCTAGACCACCAATACGTTTCAGATTGCATCATGGTTCAAGAACATCTAGCACTAGCGGGAAGTATGATAGCTCTTTTTGCAAGACGGCTTTTTCAGAACTAGTTGAGGAAGCAACTCAAGATGGTTCCTGTGTTATTGATAAGAAGAGGTTTCTAGAACAAGATTTGGATGCTGAAAGTCCCTTGCAATCTTTGGTTAAGAAGCTGAAAGTCTTGGATTCGGATGCATCAAACAAAACAGTGCCAGTCCCTGGGATAAGTGAGCAGAATGTAGAGGATCCTGATtctcagaaaaagaagaagccatCGTTTAAGATTGTGAGAAGGGTGGTTGAAAACAAGGGTGTTTCCCCATCTTTCgtggaagagaagaggaaaaattcAGGCAGTGGTTCGGAATTTTCTAAAGCTTTTGCTGAACTAGATTTGGTAGAGAAAAAGCATGATCAGTTTCAGATAACAAAATGTCAATCGTGCTCCATAGACGGAGGTAATAAGGTGCTATGTGAAGAGCCTGAAAGAAAGGCACAAGTTGATACTATTCAAGGAGAACTGAATTCATATTCCCGAGATCTTGACCTTAAAAAGAGTGAGTGTGAAGCAATCCAACGGCGCATTAAAAGGCACAACatagaatttgaatcaaagaaagaGCAGCTCAGCTCCATCGAAAAGCTGATTGCTGAATGCGCGAAGCATTTGAAGTTAAAAGAGGAACAATGTGCCATGGAATGTGACATGGTGCATAAGGTGGTCGAGCAGCGTGATGAAATTCACAGGAAAAAGCAGAGGGAACTTGAAGAATATGATGACGAAATTTGCAAAATGGATGTGCATCTCAATTTGCTAGGGGACTTGTTCAGAGAGTCTGACAAGCAATTTGTGTCAACCAAAAAGCAACTTGAAGAACGGATCAAAGTTCTTGAAGTGAACGAAAATCAACTTGCAAAACGAATGAAAGGCCTTGAGTTAAAGGAGAGGAAATTTGAAGGACGAGAAAAGGAGTTTGAATCAAAAGAGAAGCAATTTAGTTGTAAAGTGAAGCAGCTTAGGGAAAGAGAGGAGGAGTTTGAAGGTCAAGTGCAAGAGCTTAAGTCAAGCAGGAACAAGTTCGAATGTGAACTGAAGGAGCTCCAATTGAAAGAGAAGCAAATTGAAAGGCAAGTGCAGGAGCTTAAGTGCAAAGAGAATCAGTTTGAAGAACACAGAAAGGAGTTTGACTTGAAGGAAAAGCAACTTATAGGACGAGAAAATGAGTTTGTATTGAAAAAGAAGCAATATGATGGTCAAGTAAAGGAGCTGATAGCGAAGAAGAAGGAATTTGATGCTGAATTAGAGGTGCATGAATCAAGACTGAAGAATTTTGAGGGTAAATTGAAGGAGCACCAATTAAAGGAGGCATTACTCGAAAGCCAAGTGGAGGAACTTAAGTCAAAAGAGAATAAGTTTGAAGAACAGACAAAGGAACTTGAGTTGAAAAAAGAGATGCTTGCACAACAAATGAAAAAGTTCAAATTGGAAAAGGTGATGTTTGAAATACAACTGAAGGAACTGAAGTCAAAAGAGAAGCAGCTTGATGGCAAAGTAAAAGATCTTGAATCCAAAAACAATCATTTTGAAGGACGACTGAAGGAACTTGAGTTTCAAAGGAAGCAATACAAGGCAGTAGAAAAATCGTACGAAGTGAAAAAAGAACAGG ATAATCAGCCAAGTTCTCCCAGTGATGGAAGAAGTTTGCAGTCTCTCGCAAATGAGCAAATGAATGAACTCGAGTCGTGTGACAATGAAGTTTTAGCTCAACTCCGGTCCTGCCCAGATCCTGCAAAACTCATTTTGAATATATTGAAGAATCCTATAGTTCCGCATTGTAAGATGGAAGATGAAGTTATAGCCATTGATGAAAGCCAAATCTTCCTTCTTCAACAGCTGATGCAACTATCACCACATATCAAACCTCATGTCAGAGACGAGGCGATGGAGCTTGCCCTCAATATGAAAGCTAGCATGACAAGAAATATTGAAAATCCAAATATGGTTCTTGGTTTCCTGCAGATTTTGTCCGCTTATGGACTAGTTTCTTCTTTCAATGCAGATGAAGTTTTTAAGCATTTTGAAATCATTTCTCAGCACAAGCAAGTGGTAGAGCTCTTCCAGATGCTCGGTCTTAAGGGTAAAATCTTTG ATTTGATCGAGAATCTTATAAAGAACGAGAAGCACATTGAAGCTGTTAGATTCATCTGTGCATATAAGTTGGAAGAGAAGTATCAACCAATTCATCTCCTTGAAGCACATGTGAACAAAGCAAAGTTGATTTGTGAAAACAGCTGCAACAAAACTAAGTTCATTGAGATGAAG GTTAAGGCCATGGATAAAGAAATTGATGGTCTAGGAACTGTTCTGCGGTGCATGTCAGAGAACAAATTACAACATGAGGATTTACTCAAGGTGATTCTAAATCGCATTCTTGAGCTAGAAAGATTCAAAGCAAGTAGTATTGTTTCTGATATCATGGCTTTCTTCCAACATTGCTTGGACCTGTAG